In one Leishmania braziliensis MHOM/BR/75/M2904 complete genome, chromosome 32 genomic region, the following are encoded:
- a CDS encoding putative ADP-ribosylation factor GTPase activating protein 1 → MTNHTYVSPEDERAFMAILAKDPECSRCFECGAPSPQWCDVMHGTFICLNCSGQHRGLGVHLSFVRSSTMDGWMNWKPEKLRQMELGGNRRARLYFEAHNVPKAPFRNRYESLPALRYADMLESEALDKPFSEAAWQPPAWYARLKAAASPSEGSPTSAYPQTNPTRFAGHGSNGQPHAMSGNSGGGSEWYSALYSGWSTVSQKATELAQHATKAVQSADVEGVRTSLAQRWAGVSATVSTYATDLQQRMAESGRDMNVPGGDEDDGLAHMLHNVRQVQTENGVDNTPGGQSRYGPVESSSSSSYGPGSRASVQARPIGPTSPESSKVYQGRILMQSACESAPTASVASSMSPGWGSPARLNHNVTLPPTELKANRPVNPLGGDDGSAPSAAPQLPAKDNCSWEDENF, encoded by the coding sequence ATGACGAACCACACCTACGTCAGCCCCGAGGATGAGCGGGCATTTATGGCCATTCTGGCCAAGGACCCCGAGTGCAGCCGGTGCTTCGAGTGCGGAGCACCCTCTCCGCAGTGGTGCGACGTCATGCACGGTACCTTCATTTGCTTAAACTGTAGTGGTCAGCACCGCGGCCTCGGCGTGCACCTTTCTTTTGTCCGTAGCTCTACGATGGACGGCTGGATGAACTGGAAACCGGAGAAGCTGCGTCAGATGGAACTCGGCGGCAACCGCCGTGCGCGGCTGTACTTTGAGGCGCACAACGTCCCCAAAGCTCCTTTCAGGAATCGCTACGAGTCGCTCCCAGCCCTCCGCTACGCCGACATGCTTGAGTCCGAGGCTCTTGACAAGCCCTTCAGCGAGGCAGCCTGGCAGCCACCAGCGTGGTACGCGCGCCTCAAGGCTGCGGCGAGTCCTTCAGAGGGGTCCCCGACGTCAGCATACCCACAGACGAATCCGACCCGCTTTGCTGGTCATGGGTCGAATGGGCAGCCGCATGCGATGTCCGgcaacagcggtggcggcagtgagTGGTACTCGGCGCTGTACAGCGGCTGGAGCACTGTGTCGCAAAAGGCAACCGAATTAGCGCAACATGCCACCAAGGCAGTTCAGAGCGCGGACGTGGAGGGAGTACGCACCTCCTTGGCGCAGCGATGGGCTGGCGTCTCGGCCACAGTGTCCACTTACGCCAccgacctgcagcagcgaatGGCAGAGAGTGGCAGGGATATGAACGTCCCCGGTGGTGACGAAGACGATGGTCTAGCCCACATGCTTCACAACGTGCGGCAGGTGCAGACGGAAAACGGTGTAGACAACACTCCTGGTGGCCAATCGCGATACGGCCCCGTTGaaagtagcagcagcagcagctacgGCCCTGGCTCTCGCGCCTCGGTGCAAGCGAGGCCAATCGGTCCCACGTCACCAGAGTCCTCCAAAGTATACCAGGGGCGCATACTGATGCAGAGTGCGTGTGAGAGCGCGCCAACGGCGAGCGTGGCTTCCTCCATGTCTCCTGGTTGGGGATCACCAGCTCGCCTCAACCATAACGTCACCCTTCCTCCCACAGAACTGAAGGCAAACCGCCCGGTGAACCCGCTCGGTGGTGATGATGGCAGTGCCccctctgctgctccgcaGTTGCCAGCGAAGGACAACTGCTCCTGGGAGGACGAGAATTTCTAG
- a CDS encoding putative ubiquitin hydrolase, translating into MNNNNFCFMNSILQVLIFIPSFAQLSVSASCDAQACQLCPTLATFGKWALQYWKPGFTRLAMTAPMLMPRVPAGTKNSKSATPQSAAVPASQRVLDGSVQEDAQEFLQMLLERLHEELVSLESVLEKVEASETATKSGTRPTTPSASTSTTIAGDGSDAPGNVTPSACHQKGWMIVKGKEKLAVREHEDAQGQSKLLGSLFGGTLESYLQGKQRQRDRVSVVIERYYCLPVDVGFAPECTIEQALEHTFTTERIYDSTHEKNLKKTLRLGHLPFILFLQLRRWAVTREGELVKLDNVVHIKRMLLIPRTICGDETLDNTERTYRLLSVVCHRGDAVGCGHYVTYLVHHAATPAILKVQASEPGNKKAAIMRSPPDAATVILCNDANVSVCPAKNMEKETMYFLVYQKTG; encoded by the coding sequence ATGAACAACAACAACTTCTGCTTCATGAACTCGATTCTGCAGGTGCTCATATTCATTCCGTCCTTTGCGCAACTGTCTGTGTCAGCGAGCTGTGATGCCCAGGCCTGCCAACTGTGTCCCACATTGGCGACTTTTGGAAAGTGGGCACTTCAGTACTGGAAGCCTGGTTTCACACGGCTAGCAATGACAGCCCCGATGTTGATGCCGCGCGTGCCTGCTGGCACCAAAAACAGTAAGAGCGCCACCCCTCAGTCCGCCGCGGTGCCTGCCTCGCAGCGGGTTCTTGATGGCTCTGTGCAGGAGGACGCTCAGGAGTTTCTTCAAATGCTGCTGGAGCGTCTGCATGAAGAGTTGGTGAGCTTGGAGAGCGTCttggagaaggtggaggcaTCTGAAACGGCAACAAAGAGCGGGACAAGACCGACTACTCCTTCGGCCTCGACGAGCACTACGATTGCCGGTGATGGAAGCGATGCTCCTGGCAATGTCACCCCCTCGGCGTGTCATCAGAAGGGCTGGATGATtgtgaagggaaaggagaagctgGCAGTGCGGGAGCATGAGGACGCACAAGGGCAATCGAAACTGCTAGGAAGTCTCTTTGGGGGCACGCTGGAGAGCTACTTGCAGGGGAAGCAACGTCAACGCGACCGTGTGTCAGTAGTCATCGAGAGGTACTACTGCCTCCCCGTCGACGTGGGCTTTGCACCAGAGTGCACGATTGAGCAGGCTCTCGAGCACACCTTCACGACAGAGCGCATCTATGACAGTACGCACGAAAAGAACCTTAAAAAGACGCTTCGCCTAGGCCACCTGCCCTTCATTctcttcctgcagctgcgccgctgggcCGTGACACGCGAGGGCGAGCTTGTAAAGCTCGACAACGTTGTACACATCAAACGAATGTTGCTGATTCCACGCACCATCTGCGGGGATGAAACACTTGACAACACAGAGCGAACGTACCGTCTTTTGTCCGTTGTGTGCCACcgtggcgacgccgttggcTGCGGGCACTACGTCACTTATTTGGTGCACCACGCCGCGACCCCAGCCATCCTGAAGGTGCAGGCGAGTGAGCCGGGGAACAAGAAGGCTGCAATCATGCGCTCGCCGCCCgacgcggcgacggtgaTTCTCTGCAATGACGCCAATGTCTCTGTGTGCCCAGCAAAGAACATGGAAAAGGAGACCATGTACTTTCTCGTCTACCAGAAGACAGGTTGA